The DNA sequence AATCAGCAATCTACTAAACAAAACCAATAAAGAAGTGCTAGTTAAACTTAAAGGTGGAGAGTTAAAAATTAAAGTTAACAATGAAGTTTTAATGAGTGGACCAGTTGCTAAAGTTTTTGAAGGAAAAATAGAGCTTTAAACAGAAAGGAGGTAATGGTTGCAATGCATTGGGAAAAATCGAATAGATTAAAAAAGCTTCCACCATACTTATTTACTGAAATAGAGAAAATTATAACTCAAAAAAAGAAAGAAGGGAAAAATTTAATTTCTTTTGGAGTTGGTGATCCAGATATTCCACCGCCAAAATTTATTCTTGAAAGTTTAGCTAGGGAAGCATTAAACCCGAAAAACCATAATTATTCCTTTAGTCAAGGAGAAGAAGAATTTAAAAAAGCTGTAGCTGAATGGTATAAAAAAAGGTTTAATGTAGATTTAAATCCAGAAACTGAAGTTGCAGCTTTGATAGGTTCTAAAGAAGGTTTAGCGAATATTTCAAGAGCTTTTTTAAACCCTGGAGAGAAAATTTTGGTTCCTGACCCTGCTTATCCCGTTTATTTAAATGGTGCTACTTTACTTAACGATAACATACCTGTTTTTATGCCTCTTCTTGAAGAAAACAACTTTTTACCTAAACTAAATGAAGTAAACGATATGGAAAATGTTAAAATGATGTTTTTAAATTATCCAAATAATCCAACTGGAGCAGTTATAGATGAAGAAAAACTTAAAGAGATTGTAGAGTTCGCTAAAGAAAACAATTTAATAATTTGTTATGATAACGCGTACTCTGAAGTAACTTTTGATGGTTATGAAGCCCCAAGCATACTTCAAATAGATGAAGCAAAAGATTACGCTATAGAGTTTCATTCATGCTCTAAAACTTTTAGCATGACTGGTGATAGAATTGGATTTGCAGTGGGTAATGCTGAGCTTATAGATGGATTAATTAAGGTTAAATCTCAAATAGATTCTGGACCACAAATTTATATTCAAAAAACAGCTGTTAAAGCTCTTGAAAGCTACACTTCTAATCAACCACCATCCTACATTAAAGAGAGAAATATGGTTTATAAAGAAAGAAGGGATTACCTTGTTAAAGAATTAAATTCAATGGGGTTAAAATGTGAAAAACCTAAAGGTACATTTTACGTTTGGGCTAAATGCTTTGAAGACTCAATGAGTTTTGTAAAGAAACTTCTTGAAGTTGATGTTGTAGCTACACCAGGAGTAGGGTTCGGAAAATATGGTGAAGGATACGTGAGATTTGCTTTAACTATACCTCTAGATAAAATTAAGGAAGCTTGCGAAAGAATGCGTAAAATTCTGTAAAGCTTAAAAATAAATGTTCCTTTACGTTTTTCCAAGAAGCTTTTTTAAGTTTTTACTTATATATTCTATGTCTTCAAGCGAAACTTTTGGATGAACTGGAAGCGAAAAAATTTGATGAACAATTTTCTCTGTTTTACTTAAATTTCTTTCTTTATAATTATTATTTATGTTTGCATAAAAAGGTAAAAGATGTGTTGGAGTCTCATAGTAAACTGCAGCATTAATTCCTTTTTCTTTAAGTTTAGCTACAATTTTATTTCTTTTTGTAGCATTCACACCTTTAACTCTTACTGTGTAAAGGTTCCATGCATGAGTAAACCCTTCAGGCTCATCCGGAAGAATAAGCTTGTTTAAATCATTTAATTCTTCAGTTAATTTTTTAGCGTTCCTTCTTCTTTTTTCAAGAAATTCAGGCAATTTTTTTAATTGAACTATTCCTAAAGCAGCTTGAATTTCACTCATTCTATAATTATGACCTAGTCTAGTGCTCCAATTTGCTCTAGATTCTCCATGATTTCTAATAGCTCTTAAAGCTTCAGCATACTCTTTATTATTTGTTGTTATCATTCCACCTTCTCCAGTAGTCATATTTTTTGTAGCATAAAAACTAAAGCAGCCGATGTCACCTATTGAACCTACTTTTCTCCCTTTATATAAAGCGCCATGAGCTTGAGCAGCATCCTCTATTACAACTATGTCTTTACTTTCAGCTAATTCCATAATTGGATCCATATCTGCAGGTAAACCATAAAGATGTACTGGAATAATTGCTTTTGTATTTTTAGTTATAGCCTCTTCTATACCTTCTATATCTATGCAATAAGTGCTTTCATTTATGTCTACGAAGACAGGTGTGGCTCCAGCTAAAACAACAGCTTCAGCAGCCGCTGGGAAAGTTAAAGATGGAAGAATAATTTCATCTTTAGGTTTCAAATCTAAAGCCATTAAAGCTGCATGAAGCGCTGCTGTCCCGCTCGATACAGCAATAGCATATTTAACCCCAATATAACTAGCGAAAGCTTTTTCAAATTCTAAAACTTTAGGGCCCATCCCATTTTTATCAGTTAAAATACCACTTTTCAAAACTTCTTCAACAGCTTTAAATTCTTCCTTATCGAAGCAAACTTCATTAATTTTAATTGGTTCCCTCAAAGTTTTCAACCACCAATAATTTTCTGAAAAAGGGAATGATAAAAAGCTATTTTCTTACTTTAAAAGATTTTCATTAAATCCTTTAAAAGCTTTTTAATGCTTCAGTTTTGTTAAGACTTCATTTTTAATCCATTGAAAACCTGCACCTGAAAGCCCGTATTTCCCTTCAATAGCTATTATTTTACCTTCTCTTTTAAGCTCGCTAGCTCTAGCTCTAACAGCTTCTTTACGTATTGGTTTCCAACTTAAACTAAGCATTTCACTTAATTCTTCATCAGATAACCTATTTGGGTATACAGCATAAAGAATAATACCTAAAGCTTCTTTAGAAGTTAAAGAATCTGCTGGAACAGTTAAATATAATTTTCCTTCAGGTGTATATTCCGCTACACCTTCAAGATCTTTTAAATTAAACTTTAATGAAGATGTTTCTTTTTCATTTTTTAAAAACTTTTCTAAAGGAATCACCTTTAGTAATTCTTCAAGTTTACTTTTAACGTAAGATTCTTCACCTTCTAATTCAAATTCAAATTCACCAACCTTAATTTTAAATCTAGCTTTACCTTCATTCAATAAAGATTCCCCACTCCTCTTTCATACACTATAAAATTAAAAATTATTTATTTAATGAAAAGTTATTTAAGTTTTTATGAAGATGAAAACAAAAGAATTAAATTTTAACTATTAACACAATATCATTAACATTTGTTCCCGTAGGACCAGTAAATATTAAATCGTTTAATGCTTTAAAAAAGTTGTAAGAATCATTTTCTTGTAGAACCTTTTTTAAATTTAATTTTAATTGTTTAGCTCTTTGTAAAGTAAAGCCATCTATAATTGCTCCTGCAGCATCAGTTACACCATCTATTCCATCAGTTCCCATAGAAGCTATTGCTGCACCATTTATTCCATCGATTTCAATACAAGCAGAAACCATACTTTCCTGATTTCTTCCACCAATTCCTTTTCCTTTCACTGTAACAGTAGTTTCTCCACCCAAGATTACAACGCAAGGTTTTTTAATAGGATTATTTGAAGATTCAATTTCACGCAATATTGAAGCATAAAATTTCCCAGCTTCCCTAGCCTCACCTATTAATTGAGATGTTAAAAAAATAGAGTTTAAACCATTTCTTTTATAAAACTCAAGAAGATTAAAACAAACATCCCTATTACTTCCAATTATAAAATTATAAGTTTTTTGAAAGCATTCATCTCCTTCTTTGGGAGTTTCATCTATTAAT is a window from the Candidatus Bathyarchaeota archaeon genome containing:
- a CDS encoding aminotransferase class I/II-fold pyridoxal phosphate-dependent enzyme → MHWEKSNRLKKLPPYLFTEIEKIITQKKKEGKNLISFGVGDPDIPPPKFILESLAREALNPKNHNYSFSQGEEEFKKAVAEWYKKRFNVDLNPETEVAALIGSKEGLANISRAFLNPGEKILVPDPAYPVYLNGATLLNDNIPVFMPLLEENNFLPKLNEVNDMENVKMMFLNYPNNPTGAVIDEEKLKEIVEFAKENNLIICYDNAYSEVTFDGYEAPSILQIDEAKDYAIEFHSCSKTFSMTGDRIGFAVGNAELIDGLIKVKSQIDSGPQIYIQKTAVKALESYTSNQPPSYIKERNMVYKERRDYLVKELNSMGLKCEKPKGTFYVWAKCFEDSMSFVKKLLEVDVVATPGVGFGKYGEGYVRFALTIPLDKIKEACERMRKIL
- a CDS encoding DegT/DnrJ/EryC1/StrS family aminotransferase produces the protein MKINEVCFDKEEFKAVEEVLKSGILTDKNGMGPKVLEFEKAFASYIGVKYAIAVSSGTAALHAALMALDLKPKDEIILPSLTFPAAAEAVVLAGATPVFVDINESTYCIDIEGIEEAITKNTKAIIPVHLYGLPADMDPIMELAESKDIVVIEDAAQAHGALYKGRKVGSIGDIGCFSFYATKNMTTGEGGMITTNNKEYAEALRAIRNHGESRANWSTRLGHNYRMSEIQAALGIVQLKKLPEFLEKRRRNAKKLTEELNDLNKLILPDEPEGFTHAWNLYTVRVKGVNATKRNKIVAKLKEKGINAAVYYETPTHLLPFYANINNNYKERNLSKTEKIVHQIFSLPVHPKVSLEDIEYISKNLKKLLGKT